Within the Elusimicrobium sp. An273 genome, the region CAGCCAAAACGACCCGGCATACGCCGCCGCCGTCAGTACCGCCCACGCGGGCACGGTAAACCCGCGCGACGCTTTCAGCGCGCTGGTGCCGGCGATTTCACACGCAATGGCACCCGCCAAAAAGAGGTAATACTTCCACATATCAGTCCAGCGACGTATCGTGCACGCCGGCTTCTTCAAATCCTTTGGCGCGCAGCTTGCAGGAGTCGCAATGACCGCACGGCTTTTTGCCGCCTGCATAGCAGCTCCACGTCAGCTCAAAGGGCACTTTCAAATTGGCCGCCAGCTTGACGATCTGCGCCTTGGAAAGCCGCATCAGCGGCGCCAGCACTTCAATTCCTTCGCTGACCCCGGTTTTTGTTCCGCGGTTGAGCGCTTCGGCCGCCGCTTTAAAGAAAGCGGGCGTACAATCCGGATATCCGGAAAAATCCACCGCGTTCGGCCCGGCGATAATAGCGTCGGCTCCTACGGCATCCAACAAAGACCCCGCAATCGCCAAAAACATTAAGTTGCGCCCCGGCACATAGGTGGAGGGAATCCCCTCTTTCGGAATATCTTCCACCGCAATATCCGGCAGCTGTTTGTTCTTGTCTACCAGCGAACAGCAGGAAAGCCACGGCAAATCAAGCGTAATTAAATGATGCTTGATCCCCAATTTGCGTGCAATGGCTTGGGCCGACTGTACTTCCCGTTCGTGACGCTGGCCGTAAGAAACCGTCAGCGCTTCACATTCATACCCGTGCGCCAAGGCCCAATACAAACAGGTCGTGGAATCCAACCCGCCGGAAAACAGGACAATGGCTTTTTTGCGCTTTTTGTTGGACAGCCCGGCCGCAGCTTCCCGCGAGAACGTTACTTCTCCGGCCGGCACCGCCGCTTGCACGGGGGACGGCTGAGGCGCGGCCTCCTGTTCGGGTGCGGCGGGCGCTTCCGGCTCCGCCGGCCGGGCAGGATGATTTTCCTGCGGGGCAGGAGCCCGTTCGCTCTTTTTAAGTACCCGATCCAGCGGATCTTCAAACTGGTTCTGGGGGGCCGTCTTCGGGCTCTCCGCTTGTTTTTGCGCCATGCCCAAATCTCCTTCCAACTCGGCTTTTTCCTCTTTAACGGCTTTTAAGATGCCGCTGAAAAAACCTTTCAGCCGCGTGGTAGCCTGCTGAGCGGCCGCCTGCAAATTTTTCTCGGCTGTTTTTACTTCTTTGCGCAAGGTATTTTCCGCCGCGGGAGTCTGCAGCGTGTCCGCCGCGGGAGTGCTCTCTTGCACGGGGGCCGGCTGTTGCGGCACGGTCGCCGGAGCGGGCGTTTCTTCGGCAGGAGCTGCCGCCTGCGGGGCCGGTTCGGGCGCGGCGGACGACGGCTGTTTTCCCATCCATTCTTGGGGGGCCGGCTGGCCAAACACGTGGCACACGCCGTATCCGTCCGGCGCAAAACTGACTTGGGGCACCACGGCAATGCCGTTTACCTTAAAGGCCGTTTTAAGATCTTTTTCCGCCGTTTTGGAACCGCTGTGCAAAAATTCGCCAAAACGCATCGTGTTGTTAAACTCCACAATGGCGTCCTGCGGGTTGCCGATTCCTTGGATATAGTCCTTTAACGCCGACACGCACAGGCCGTCTTCCACGTCATCGGCCATATCAAACAGCGATCCGGACACCAGCAAAATATCTTTAGGCTGAGCCGCCAGCGCTTCCGCCAGCGCATAGAAATTGCAAAAACCGCCCATCAGCACCAGCGAAGCCTGTTTTAAATGTTCCAGCGCTTTCGTACCGGCGGACGTAAGCACCAAGGCCGGTTTGCGGGCATTGGATTTAGCCGCCAAAGAAGGCGAATTATTTTCGTGGGGAAGTGCAAAATCCACATCGCTGTAGACTTCAAAATCCCCATGCGCCTGCACAAAAGCCGCCGCCTGGGCGGCATCGCCAAACGCCAAAACATCTTTTTTGCCGCGTTTTAATAACGCGCAAACCGTCGTGGAGGCACAAAGCACATCCACCACCACGGCAACATCCGTCCATTGTTCACACTCTTCAATGGTTCTAGCTATCAGAACGTTCATTTAAAATCCCCAATACTTTAAAATCTTCAATGGCTTTTTGATCTTCTTCCGTCAGCTGGTCTACATACTTAATGGCATAAATAATCAGCGTCACGCGCGGGTCGGTAGCGCCGTCTTCGGCGCTGTTATACTGGCCGATCAGCATTGCGTCGGCCCCTTTAGAGGCCACAAAGCGGCGTCCTTTTTCCACGCCCATTTTCAGCACGTCGCGATCCGGCTTTAAATTTTTAATGCGCAGCAACCCCAAATTGCCATACGGGCGGGTAATTTCCCCTTTGCTGCCCAAAATTTCCACCTTCTTGGCTTTCGTGGGCGGAAAATCCGGCCCGATAGCAATCCAATCCAAATTGTTTTGCTCCAAGGTGGCGCAACCGCCCAACAGCAAAAGCGCAGCCGCAATCCCTTTTAATTTTTTCATAGTTCCTCCTATTTCTTTTGCGATGCCAACTGCCCGCAAGCAGCCAAAATATCGTTGCCCATACTTTTGCGGATGGTCACGCCGATGCCCATCGCTTTAAGCCCGGCGGCAAAATCTTTTACCACGCGCTCGTCGGTTTTTTCGCCGCGGCCCAAGTTGCACGCAATCAAATTCACGTGCAGCAGGTAATTGTCTTTAATGCTGTAAATCCAGTCCGCCAGTTTGCGGATGTGTTCCGGGCGGCTGTTTACGTTTTCAATTACCGAGTATTCCAAAAATACCTGGCGGCCCGTCATGGCGATGTATTCTTCCAACGCTTTTTTTAAATCGTCCAAATCGTAGCGGCGGTTGACGGGCATCAGCTGGCTGCGTTCGGCGTTGTCTGCATTGTGCAGCGAAACGGCCAAATTGGCCTGCGGCAAATCCACCGCCAGTTTATGCAGTTTGTCGGCTATGCCCGAAGTGGAAATGGAAATATGCCGCGCGCCGATATTTAAATAGTCCGGCTTGGACAAATCCTTGGCCGCTTTAACGACATTAAGATAATTCAACAGCGGCTCCCCCATCCCCATAAACACCACGCTGGAAATGCGCTCGCCCAGTTTTTCCCGGCGTACGTACTGGTACCACATCAACACTTGGTCGGTAATTTCTTCTTCGGTCAAATCGCGCTTAAAGCCCATTTTGCCCGTACTGCAAAACGAACAGCGCAGCGCGCACCCCACTTGGCTGGACACGCACACGCTCCAGCTGTCCTGCGGTTTTAAAAGCACGGTTTCAATGCGAAAGCCGTCTTTTAACGTCAAAAGCGCCTTGGCCACTTTGTCGTGTTTGGAGCAGGTAATGTCGGTTACCTCAAAACTAAGCAACGGGAAATCTTTTTTTAATTCTTCCCGCAGCTGGGCCGGCAGGCTGGTGGCTTCGTCCCACGAAGAAATGCCCTTCTTGAAAATAGCTTCCTGCACCTGGGCAATGCGAAAGTTGGGCAGGCCCGCTTTTTTAATATATTGTTTAACCGATTCAAAATTCATACCAAATATCCTTGCAAATAGTTGTATATATTTTATCATTTTACAAGCCGTTCTCTATTCTTTATTATATACGGCTCCCTGCGGGCGTGAAAAAACGGGTTTTTTTTAGTATAATACCAGCACGATGAGTGAAGATATCAAGTTTAGCACCGCCGGCTTTCGGGCCGTTACCGCAGACGGGCTTACCGCCCAGTCCGTACAACGTTTGGCATACGGGATTTCCGAACATATTTTGGAACATCCCTTTTACGGTTTTGAAGGTGAAGGATACCGCAAACACTGCGCGGCGCAAGGCAAAAAACCCAAAAAGCCCCTCGTTTTGGTGGGGTATGATACCCGTTTTTTCTCCAAACAATTTGCCTATATTGCCGCCAATGCGCTGGTGCAAAGCGGCATTACCGTAAAAGTGGCCGAACTCCCCCTTCCGACCCCCGTGGCGGAATGGGCCGTACTCAACGAATGCGCCGTGGGAGCCATTGTGGTCACCGGCAGCGAAGCGGAGTACTACGTCAACGGCGTAAAATGGATTTCTTACTACGGAGGAATTGCCAACAACGAAATCGTGCAGGATATTGAAAAACGCATTCCTTCCCCCAGCGCACAAATTTTAAAGGCGTCTTCTACGGAGTTTGGCTACCTCAACGCCGCGGCCATTGTTACCAAGGATTTGCGCAAGAGCTACCTGGCCCGCTTGGAAAAAATGATCGACGTCAAAGCGCTCAAAAAATCCAAGCTTAAAATCGCCGTGGATCCGTTGTTTGGCACGGCCAAGCACTATTTCCGCGATTTTCTGGAAAAATACGGCGTAACGGTGGAAGGCATCCACGAAGGGGACGACGTCCTTTTCGGCGGGCACACGCCTAACGCCGGCCCGGTGAGTCTGACGGATTTAAAGAAGCTGGTTACGTCCAAAAAAATGCACCTGGGCATTGCCTGCAACCCGGACTGCGATAAATTCGGCATTATTGACGCCGACGGCAACTGGGTATCCCCCAACGAAATCGCCCCGATGATTTTAGAGCACATGGTGCGCAACAAAAAATTAAAAGGCCGCGTCTGCCGCAGCGTCATTACGTCTAACCTGATAGACCAGGTGGCCAAAATGCACGGCCTGATGCTGCGCGAAACGCCGGTCGGGTTTAAATACATCACCGAGCTCATGACGACGGGGCAGTATATTATGGGCATGGAAGAATCGGGCGGCATTGCCGTAGCCAGCCATATCCCGGACAAGGACGGCCTGCTGGCATGTCTGCTGGTGGTAGATATGCTGGCGGTGGAAGGCAAATCCTTCAAACAGCTTAAAAAGGATTTCTACAAAAAATACAAACAATTATTTGATCAAAAAGTCAGTATTCCCAAAACGGAAACGGAAATCAACCGTATTATGGAACGGCTGGATATCCGCCCGCCGCTTTCCATCAACAAAACGTCCGTGTGGCGCATTGACTCTACGGACGGGTTTAAGTTTATCTTAAAAGGCGGCAGCTGGCTGGCCATTCGCCCGTCCAGCACCGAACGGCTGATCCGTATGTATGCGGAAGCGCAGGATGAAAAACTGCCGGCCGCTCTGATAAAAGAAGGCAAAAAAATTATAGACAGTATCGTCTAAACTGCGGCCGCCAAGCGGCCGGAGGGGGTTGTTTTATGGCTCGCATCAAAAAAATTACAGCAAGAGAAATTTTGGACTCGCGCGGGTATCCTACCGTGGCGGCGGACGTATTGCTAGACGACGGAAACACCGGCACGGCGGCGGTTCCCAGCGGCGCGTCCACCGGGTCGCACGAAGCGCTTGAACTGCGCGACGGCGGGGAACGCTACAACGGCAAAGGCGTGTTAAATGCCGTAAAAAATGTGGAACGCATTTCCCAGCAGCTGGCGGGAATGGATCCGTTTGACATCCGGCTGGTGGATGAAAGCATGATTGCGCTGGACGGAACGGAAAACAAATCTCACCTGGGCGCCAATGCTATGCTGGCCGTGTCTATGGCCGTATTGCGCGCCGGCTGCCACAGTGCCAAATTGCCGCTTTATCAGCACATTCGCAACGTGTACGGCTTGCACGAAGATACATACGTTCTTCCGGCGCCGATGCTCAACATCGTAAACGGCGGCAAACACGCCGACTCGGGGCTGGACGTGCAGGAATTTATGATTGTGCCCACTGCGCCCAAAACATTTGCCGAAGCCCTGCGCGAAGCCAGCGAAACGTATCACGCCCTGCGCAACCTGCTTAAATCGGAAGGGATGGTGATTGCGGTAGGAGACGAAGGCGGCTTTGCCCCCAAAATTTCCAAGCATGAAGACGTGCTAAAAACCATCTTGGCCGCGGCCAAAAAAGCGGGACATCCGGAAATTTCTTTGGCGATGGACTGCGCCGCCAGCGAATTTTACCACGAAGGAGCCTACCGCTTTGAAGGCAAAATGTATTCCGCCGAGCAAATGACGGATCTCTACGCTGCCTGGTGCAAAGCCTACCCGCTGATTTCCATTGAAGACCCCTTGCAGGAAGACGACTGGGAAGGCTGGAAACTGATTACCCAAAAACTCGGCAAAAAGATTAACTTGGTGGGCGACGATTTATTCGTTACCAATTTAAAACGCCTGGAAAAAGGCATTGCCCAAAAAGCCGCCAACTCCATTTTAATTAAGGTCAACCAAATCGGCACCGTATCGGAAACGATTGACGTAATGGAACTGGCCAAGAAAAACGGCTATTCGCGCATCGTGTCGCACCGCTCCGGCGAAACGGAAGACACTTTCATCGCCGATCTGGCGGTAGCCACCAACGCGGGCGCCATCAAAACGGGCGCTCCGGCGCGGGCCGAACGGACGGCCAAATACAACCGCTTGCTGCAAATTGAAGCGGAACTGGGCGAAAAGGCCGTCTACGCCCAAAATGCGGCCTTTAAAAAATAATGACGCAAGACCTAAAAGCTACTTTGCTTCGCAACAAAAAGCCACTGCTGCTGGCCTTCGGGCTGGCAGTGGTGGTTGTATTTTTTTTGGGAAGCAGTTTTTTAAGCTTGGTGCATAACAAACTGGAAATGCGCAAGCTGGCCAAGCAAAGCATAGAGCTCGACGAGCAACACCAAGAACTGCTGCGCAAAATGGAACGCCTGCAAAAGCAGGATTTAACGTATATTGAAGAAATCGCCCGCACCCAATACAATATGGTAAAACCGGGGGAAATCCAGTTCCGGTTTTCCGACTAAAGAGGATTTATGAATATAGACGTAATCAACCTGGGCCCGATGGACAACTGCACTTATTTGGTAACGCAAGGGCAAGACGCCCTGCTGATTGACCCGGCCTGGGATATGAATTTTTTGGAACATACGTTGGCCGAAAAAAAATTAAATTTGCTGGCCGTTTTCTTTACGCACGGCCATTTTGACCACGTCAAATTCGCGCAAGACCTGCTGGAAAAGCACCATTTAAAAGCGTATATAGAGGAAAACGACGTCCCCCTGTGCGGTATCGCCCCGCAGTGGCTATCCGTCTACCGCGGCGCCCAAAAACTGCACGTAGGGCCCTTTGAAGTGGAAATCATCCCCACCCCCGGCCACACGGCGGGAGGCGTGTGTATCAAAATCGGCAACGCCGTTTTTACCGGCGACACGCTTTTCCCCGGCGCCTGCGGGCGGGTGGATTTGCCTTCTTCCAATCCGCGCCACATGCGCCAAAGCCTGCTGACGCTTTCCCAACTGCCCGAAGATACGCAAATTTTTGCCGGGCACAGCTACGGCGGCAAATGCAGCTCCACCATCGGCTGCGAGCGCCTTAAAAACCCTTTTATGCGAAACGCCATCCGCGATAAGGATTCTTTATAATGCACCCGGTACTTTTTCACATCGGCTCGTTTGAGCTGGCCAGCTACGGACTGATGACCGCTTTGGGATATGCGGCGGCCGCGCTGTATTTATTGCCCAAGCTCAAAAAAACGGGCATTGATAAAGACACGTTTTGGAATTTAATCTTCATCGCGTTTATCGGCGCGTTGGCCGGCAGCAAGCTGCTCTATATTGTGGTTTCCTGGCCCGAGCTGGGCAACACGCTGGCGGAAAAAATCACCAACATCGTGCGCGATTTTCGCTACGGGTTTGTCTTTTTTGGCGGGATGATCGTATCGGTCGGCGCGTTGGTGTGGTATATTAAAAAGAAAAAACTGCCGCTGTTAAAAACGGCCGATTTTTTGATCGTGGGGCTGCCGTTGGGCCACGCGTTTGGAAGAATAGGCTGTTTTTTGGCGGGCTGCTGCTACGGCCGCCCGACGGGGATGCCGTGGGGCGTTACGTTTACCGATCCCCACTCGCTGGTGGCGCCGGAACTATTGGGCGTCCATTTGCACCCCACCCAGTTGTACGAAGCGGCCGGAAACCTGATTTTGTTTTTTCTGCTGCACCGCGCTTCCCAAAAACAACACCCGGCCGGAAGCATTTTAATTGAATACGTGCTGGGATACAGCGTGATGCGTTTTATCATTGAATTTTTCCGCGGGGATTTTCGCGGGGAATACATTTTGGGGCTTTCCCCCTCGCAGGCCATTGCCTTGGCCGCGGCGGCGGGAGCATTTATTTTGTGGTATCGTGTAAGGAAGGTTCAACGAAATGGCTGAAAATAAAAAAATTGTGTTTGAGGGTTATTCCCGCCGGCTGGACGTGTTCGCCGCCGACGAACTGGCGGATTTTTCGCGCGCCATCGTGCAAAAAATGATTAAAGACGGCAAAATCACCGTCAACGGCAAAAAGGTAAAACCGTCTTGGCCGCTGACCCCCGGCGAAGTGGTGGAAATAGAAATGCCGCACCCCCAAGCCAAAACCGATTTGAACGATTTAATTATTCACGACGCCAAAGATTTTTTTGTACTCATTAAACCTGCCGGCATGCTGGTGCACCCGCAAAGCCCGGTGTGGGAAGAACACCCCGAAGCGGTGTTCTCGTCGGAAGAAACCTTGGTGTCCGTTATTTTGGCTAATCCCCCCAAAGGCTTTGACCTTTCCACTCCGCGCGCCGGGCTGGTACACCGCTTAGACCGCGAAACCAGCGGCGTCATGCTGGTGGCCAAAAACCCCGAATTTCAGGCCGAAATGGTGGCACTGTTTGCCAACCGCGAAGTGCACAAAACGTATCATTCCATTGCCTGCGGCGAAGTACCCGACGACGAAGGCACAATAGACGTTCCCATCGGGCGCGTGGCGGGCGGCAAGATAAAAGCGTCCGACGTGGGGCGCGAAGCCGTAACCGATTATAAAGTGCTGGAGCGCAAAAACGGATTTACCTACATTGAGCTCTACCCCCGCACCGGCCGCACCAATCAGCTGCGCGTGCATTTAAGCTGGCTGGGATACCCCGTACTGGGGGACTGGCTCTACCGCGGGGCCACGGCAGAACGCCTGATGCTCCATGCCCGGCGGATTGAATTTAAACATCCGTTTACGGGCAAGGCACTTAAGTTTGAGGCACCCGTCCCGCCGGATTTTAAGGCGGCCTGGAAACGCGTAACCACTCCCGAAAAATAAACCTTTCCTCAAGCGCGCACGAAACCCTCGTGCGCGTTTTTGTCTTCCAAAACTAATTAATTTTTGGGCTTTTGTTTGCCCGCCAAATCGGTTAAGCTGTAAAAAAGCGGCACGCGGCCGCTTGATTTCCCCTTCTATTTTATCCGCCCGACTGCGAGAGGGGACTCGCCTTCGGGCTTATGCTAAAAGGCCCTGTTCCCGTGGGAAGGACAGGGCCTTTTGCCAAATAAAAAAGCGCGTGACTGTGCGTCACGCGCCGGTTGGAAAGGTTGCTTTTGCCTACAGGCTTTTTTGATACAGCCGGTAGCGTTTGCTCGGGTGGCAGCCGCATTCCGTAATGCCGCGGATGATGCCTTCGTTATCCTCCAGCACCCAAGACAGCTCCGCCTCGTTCCATACGGCTACCCCGTGGTCTATAATATGTTTAATCAAAATTAAATCAATTCCCCGCTGCCGAAACTGCGGCGAAACACCCAGCATAATCATCCGCGCGTCTTTAATTTTATGCCACGCCCACAGCGCCTTTACCACCCGCCAGGGATTGACCAGCGAGCCTTTCAGCTCTTTTAACACGTGGTTCATATTGGGAATTAAAATATAAAACCCCGCCGGCACGCCGTCCACTTCCAGCACGCAGGTGCCCTCGGGCCGGACGACCAGTTTTAATTCTTTTACCACGTCCGCCATTTCCCGCGGGGACATCGGCACAAACCCCCAGTTTTGGGCCCAGGCTTCGTTATAAATTTTGC harbors:
- a CDS encoding MBL fold metallo-hydrolase — its product is MNIDVINLGPMDNCTYLVTQGQDALLIDPAWDMNFLEHTLAEKKLNLLAVFFTHGHFDHVKFAQDLLEKHHLKAYIEENDVPLCGIAPQWLSVYRGAQKLHVGPFEVEIIPTPGHTAGGVCIKIGNAVFTGDTLFPGACGRVDLPSSNPRHMRQSLLTLSQLPEDTQIFAGHSYGGKCSSTIGCERLKNPFMRNAIRDKDSL
- a CDS encoding FtsB family cell division protein, with the translated sequence MTQDLKATLLRNKKPLLLAFGLAVVVVFFLGSSFLSLVHNKLEMRKLAKQSIELDEQHQELLRKMERLQKQDLTYIEEIARTQYNMVKPGEIQFRFSD
- the queC gene encoding 7-cyano-7-deazaguanine synthase QueC, yielding MNVLIARTIEECEQWTDVAVVVDVLCASTTVCALLKRGKKDVLAFGDAAQAAAFVQAHGDFEVYSDVDFALPHENNSPSLAAKSNARKPALVLTSAGTKALEHLKQASLVLMGGFCNFYALAEALAAQPKDILLVSGSLFDMADDVEDGLCVSALKDYIQGIGNPQDAIVEFNNTMRFGEFLHSGSKTAEKDLKTAFKVNGIAVVPQVSFAPDGYGVCHVFGQPAPQEWMGKQPSSAAPEPAPQAAAPAEETPAPATVPQQPAPVQESTPAADTLQTPAAENTLRKEVKTAEKNLQAAAQQATTRLKGFFSGILKAVKEEKAELEGDLGMAQKQAESPKTAPQNQFEDPLDRVLKKSERAPAPQENHPARPAEPEAPAAPEQEAAPQPSPVQAAVPAGEVTFSREAAAGLSNKKRKKAIVLFSGGLDSTTCLYWALAHGYECEALTVSYGQRHEREVQSAQAIARKLGIKHHLITLDLPWLSCCSLVDKNKQLPDIAVEDIPKEGIPSTYVPGRNLMFLAIAGSLLDAVGADAIIAGPNAVDFSGYPDCTPAFFKAAAEALNRGTKTGVSEGIEVLAPLMRLSKAQIVKLAANLKVPFELTWSCYAGGKKPCGHCDSCKLRAKGFEEAGVHDTSLD
- a CDS encoding RluA family pseudouridine synthase → MAENKKIVFEGYSRRLDVFAADELADFSRAIVQKMIKDGKITVNGKKVKPSWPLTPGEVVEIEMPHPQAKTDLNDLIIHDAKDFFVLIKPAGMLVHPQSPVWEEHPEAVFSSEETLVSVILANPPKGFDLSTPRAGLVHRLDRETSGVMLVAKNPEFQAEMVALFANREVHKTYHSIACGEVPDDEGTIDVPIGRVAGGKIKASDVGREAVTDYKVLERKNGFTYIELYPRTGRTNQLRVHLSWLGYPVLGDWLYRGATAERLMLHARRIEFKHPFTGKALKFEAPVPPDFKAAWKRVTTPEK
- the eno gene encoding phosphopyruvate hydratase; its protein translation is MARIKKITAREILDSRGYPTVAADVLLDDGNTGTAAVPSGASTGSHEALELRDGGERYNGKGVLNAVKNVERISQQLAGMDPFDIRLVDESMIALDGTENKSHLGANAMLAVSMAVLRAGCHSAKLPLYQHIRNVYGLHEDTYVLPAPMLNIVNGGKHADSGLDVQEFMIVPTAPKTFAEALREASETYHALRNLLKSEGMVIAVGDEGGFAPKISKHEDVLKTILAAAKKAGHPEISLAMDCAASEFYHEGAYRFEGKMYSAEQMTDLYAAWCKAYPLISIEDPLQEDDWEGWKLITQKLGKKINLVGDDLFVTNLKRLEKGIAQKAANSILIKVNQIGTVSETIDVMELAKKNGYSRIVSHRSGETEDTFIADLAVATNAGAIKTGAPARAERTAKYNRLLQIEAELGEKAVYAQNAAFKK
- the lgt gene encoding prolipoprotein diacylglyceryl transferase → MHPVLFHIGSFELASYGLMTALGYAAAALYLLPKLKKTGIDKDTFWNLIFIAFIGALAGSKLLYIVVSWPELGNTLAEKITNIVRDFRYGFVFFGGMIVSVGALVWYIKKKKLPLLKTADFLIVGLPLGHAFGRIGCFLAGCCYGRPTGMPWGVTFTDPHSLVAPELLGVHLHPTQLYEAAGNLILFFLLHRASQKQHPAGSILIEYVLGYSVMRFIIEFFRGDFRGEYILGLSPSQAIALAAAAGAFILWYRVRKVQRNG
- the rlmN gene encoding 23S rRNA (adenine(2503)-C(2))-methyltransferase RlmN, which produces MNFESVKQYIKKAGLPNFRIAQVQEAIFKKGISSWDEATSLPAQLREELKKDFPLLSFEVTDITCSKHDKVAKALLTLKDGFRIETVLLKPQDSWSVCVSSQVGCALRCSFCSTGKMGFKRDLTEEEITDQVLMWYQYVRREKLGERISSVVFMGMGEPLLNYLNVVKAAKDLSKPDYLNIGARHISISTSGIADKLHKLAVDLPQANLAVSLHNADNAERSQLMPVNRRYDLDDLKKALEEYIAMTGRQVFLEYSVIENVNSRPEHIRKLADWIYSIKDNYLLHVNLIACNLGRGEKTDERVVKDFAAGLKAMGIGVTIRKSMGNDILAACGQLASQKK